One Aedes aegypti strain LVP_AGWG unplaced genomic scaffold, AaegL5.0 Primary Assembly AGWG_AaegL5_hic_scaff_122_PBJ_arrow, whole genome shotgun sequence genomic region harbors:
- the LOC110680363 gene encoding uncharacterized protein LOC110680363: MQQSDLKKCAPDVELEVTIVDILDYVGESVRPIKEGYAVYAANHVICIGYRQQDAVNTEVTGYVTQTSHPGLAPHEVFLKLQQDISKWTLKCSCKAGTAKCKHIVACLLHIEK, encoded by the exons ATGCAGCAATCAG ATTTGAAAAAGTGCGCCCCGGATGTCGAGCTTGAAGTAACCATAGTGGATATTCTGGATTATGTGGGCGAATCTGTGCGGCCGATCAAAGAAGGTTATGCTGTATATGCCGCGAATCATGTAATCTGTATCGGATACCGCCAGCAAGATGCAGTAAATACGGAAGTCACTGGTTACGTGACTCAGACCTCGCATCCTGGATTGGCTCCACATGAAGTGTTCTTGAAGCTGCAACAGGACATTTCTAAATGGACACTGAAATGTTCTTGCAAAGCTGGAACAGCTAAATGCAAGCATATTGTTGCATGTTTGCTCCATATAGAGAAGTAA